Proteins from a genomic interval of Kribbella aluminosa:
- a CDS encoding SRPBCC family protein, with the protein MIDILEHLNAVQREVSRTGETVTVLMRRTYRAEPAEVWDALTDPERMRRWFMPVSGDLQVGGSFQLEGNAGGEILECDPPKRFKVTFGGPNSLLELRLLPGADVSTDLELEHSMDEAPAPGGAGALWVGPGWDGGLLGLALYVTGELPADADPTAMANSAEVVKYNEHCVRAWIDAVRASGTTTEEDLLNAAKISMSQYAPDAEL; encoded by the coding sequence GTGATCGACATCCTCGAGCACCTCAACGCGGTCCAGCGCGAGGTCAGCCGGACCGGCGAGACCGTGACGGTGCTGATGCGCCGTACCTACCGGGCCGAGCCGGCGGAGGTCTGGGACGCCCTGACGGACCCGGAGCGGATGCGCCGCTGGTTCATGCCGGTCAGCGGCGACCTGCAGGTCGGCGGCTCGTTCCAGCTGGAGGGCAACGCCGGCGGCGAGATCCTCGAATGCGATCCCCCGAAGCGCTTCAAGGTGACCTTCGGCGGCCCGAACAGCCTGCTCGAACTGCGGCTGCTCCCCGGCGCGGACGTCTCGACCGATCTCGAACTCGAACACTCGATGGACGAGGCACCAGCCCCCGGCGGCGCCGGCGCCCTCTGGGTCGGCCCCGGATGGGACGGCGGCCTGCTAGGCCTCGCGCTCTACGTCACCGGCGAGCTCCCGGCAGACGCGGACCCGACCGCAATGGCCAACTCCGCCGAGGTCGTCAAGTACAACGAGCACTGCGTCCGCGCCTGGATCGACGCCGTCCGCGCCTCCGGCACCACCACCGAGGAGGACCTCCTCAACGCCGCCAAGATCTCGATGTCGCAGTACGCGCCCGACGCCGAACTCTGA
- a CDS encoding helix-turn-helix domain-containing protein: MGRDIRERASAWSRYQRHAFHDPSPALAPWVEHYWEARWDYAEPYRQKIVPYPNVHLSFGGGRADVNGVCSCYQIKVLEGRDHVFGVAFRPGCFRPFLGASVSTITDRVVPATEVFGSDPPTTLDGPAMDAFLLRHLPNDDTRARQAAAAVELIAGDKAVTRVERLAGELGLSMRGLQRLFAENVGIGPKWVIRRYRLHEVTARMAAGGAIDWAALAADLGYADQGHFIRDFKSMFGEPPTWYAQRY, encoded by the coding sequence GTGGGACGCGACATTCGTGAGCGGGCGAGTGCGTGGAGCAGGTATCAGCGCCACGCGTTCCACGACCCGTCGCCGGCGCTCGCGCCATGGGTGGAGCATTACTGGGAGGCTCGCTGGGACTACGCCGAGCCCTACCGGCAGAAGATCGTGCCGTACCCGAACGTGCACCTGTCGTTCGGCGGCGGCCGCGCGGACGTCAACGGCGTGTGCAGCTGCTACCAGATCAAGGTCCTCGAGGGCCGCGACCACGTCTTCGGCGTCGCGTTCCGGCCGGGCTGCTTCCGCCCGTTCCTCGGCGCCTCCGTCTCGACGATCACCGACCGTGTCGTCCCGGCGACCGAAGTGTTCGGCTCTGACCCGCCGACGACACTCGACGGGCCGGCCATGGATGCGTTCCTGCTGAGACACCTACCGAACGACGACACCCGGGCCCGCCAGGCGGCGGCCGCTGTCGAGCTGATCGCCGGGGACAAGGCCGTGACCAGGGTCGAACGCCTCGCCGGTGAGCTGGGGCTGAGCATGCGGGGGCTGCAACGCCTGTTCGCGGAGAACGTCGGCATCGGCCCCAAGTGGGTGATCCGCCGCTACCGCCTGCACGAGGTGACCGCACGCATGGCCGCGGGCGGGGCGATCGATTGGGCCGCGCTGGCGGCGGACCTCGGCTACGCCGACCAGGGCCACTTCATCCGCGACTTCAAGAGCATGTTCGGCGAGCCACCGACCTGGTACGCGCAGCGGTATTAG
- a CDS encoding YdcF family protein — translation MDIATGRPEAHVFRDLLIRYGVPAGRIKVEDQSTNRGENADFTRRLIVTPRTLLLIQDPTMQRRTHACFERSFADLPGTTILSHAPLIPWIGPRRSPCRLQPSARLTSSSFRSHPGSCGGLTSGTWNRSPRSFVVSRAVRLYPAYWVAATLVGRLQPGAVPVSLPRHLANLTMFNSLPNVQNVEPGAHAPSASSSSSASATR, via the coding sequence CTGGACATCGCGACGGGACGACCGGAGGCGCACGTCTTCCGGGACCTGCTCATCAGGTACGGCGTCCCAGCGGGGCGGATCAAGGTCGAAGACCAGTCCACCAACCGCGGGGAGAACGCGGACTTCACCCGCCGCCTGATCGTCACACCGCGGACGTTGCTCCTGATCCAGGATCCGACGATGCAACGTCGTACTCACGCCTGCTTCGAGCGCTCGTTCGCCGACCTCCCCGGTACGACGATCCTCAGCCACGCCCCGCTGATCCCGTGGATCGGCCCCCGCCGAAGTCCTTGCCGCCTGCAACCGTCTGCCCGGCTCACCTCGTCATCCTTTAGGTCGCACCCGGGATCGTGCGGAGGGCTGACGTCCGGTACGTGGAACCGGAGCCCGCGGTCGTTCGTGGTCTCGCGGGCGGTCCGGCTGTACCCGGCGTACTGGGTCGCGGCCACGCTGGTCGGTCGGCTTCAGCCAGGCGCGGTTCCCGTCTCGTTGCCGCGGCACCTGGCGAACCTCACGATGTTCAACTCGCTGCCGAACGTCCAGAACGTCGAGCCTGGTGCACACGCACCCTCGGCTTCATCATCTTCGAGCGCCTCGGCGACCAGGTGA
- a CDS encoding single-stranded DNA-binding protein, which yields MSLGDTYITVVGRIGSEPDFKELRQTPQVSFRLASTPRQFEKALNTYVDKPTTWYTVECWRALARNVFESIGIGHPVIVTGRLRTHEWTDDSGEQRSRVILEAFSLGHDLSRGTAAFRKNAPRSESFESARQAPEVTATPFPPDEFSATPLPLAAEHPAAEAA from the coding sequence ATGAGCCTCGGCGACACCTACATCACAGTCGTGGGCAGGATCGGCAGCGAGCCAGACTTCAAAGAGCTCCGGCAGACTCCACAGGTCAGCTTCCGGCTCGCCTCGACCCCACGCCAGTTCGAGAAGGCCCTGAACACCTACGTGGACAAGCCGACCACCTGGTACACGGTCGAGTGCTGGCGAGCGCTGGCCCGCAACGTCTTCGAATCGATCGGGATCGGCCATCCGGTCATCGTCACCGGCCGCCTCAGGACCCACGAATGGACAGACGACTCCGGCGAACAACGCAGCCGCGTCATTCTCGAGGCCTTCTCCCTCGGCCACGATCTCAGTCGCGGTACTGCGGCGTTCCGCAAGAACGCACCGCGCTCCGAATCGTTCGAATCTGCCCGACAGGCACCCGAAGTGACCGCCACGCCGTTTCCGCCCGACGAGTTCTCCGCGACCCCGCTGCCCCTCGCCGCGGAACACCCGGCCGCGGAGGCGGCATGA
- a CDS encoding GTPase produces MTETVDTVETPARAETDVLTKIDALEVAAKAADGRLDPVVLTEAAQIVDRAGQRLRMSGDLTVVALAGATGSGKSSLFNALTGLDLAAIGTRRPTSSMPLACVWGDEPSGEVLSWLGIPRRHQVQHRSSLEDAHSEDLDGLVLLDLPDHDSTEVEHRLIVDRLVELVDLLIWVVDPQKYADAALHNRYIKPFASHSGVMVFALNHIDKLTPEQRKSCLEDLDRLIKSDGLKSPTIVATSAVSGDGLEEIRSLLVKRVSNKRSARERLAADVDRVSDRMASQCGSAKTPEIAEADVTELVESLSDASGLTVVSDAVRRSYLQRAGAATGWPLTKWLGRFRPDPLRRLHGDQVSREQGKALRKSASSEVAIARSSLPAATPVQRARMDAAVRTITNKAADGLSRPWADSVRTAIRRREESLGDELDQAVARTDLGVSGTPGWWSFARIVQWLLFLVTLGGAAWLIALLVTRIAHLNDPPLPEWNGIPYAWIMLVGGAVLGLVLAFLCRVFATNGALRRSRQVSKALREELEKVADSHVVAPARDELAAYTKCRDSLATARR; encoded by the coding sequence GTGACGGAAACAGTGGATACGGTCGAGACGCCCGCCCGGGCGGAGACCGATGTCCTGACGAAGATTGACGCGCTCGAGGTAGCGGCCAAGGCAGCGGACGGCCGGCTGGACCCGGTGGTGCTCACCGAAGCCGCGCAGATCGTCGACCGCGCCGGGCAACGGCTGCGGATGTCGGGCGACCTGACGGTGGTGGCGCTCGCCGGTGCGACCGGCTCCGGGAAGTCGTCGCTGTTCAACGCGCTGACCGGGCTCGACCTGGCCGCGATCGGAACCCGCCGGCCGACCAGCTCGATGCCGCTCGCCTGCGTCTGGGGTGACGAACCCTCCGGTGAGGTCCTGAGCTGGCTGGGTATTCCGCGACGGCACCAGGTCCAGCACCGCAGCTCGCTCGAGGACGCGCACTCCGAAGACCTGGACGGCCTGGTCCTGCTGGATCTTCCCGACCACGACTCGACCGAGGTCGAGCACCGGCTGATCGTCGACCGCCTCGTCGAGCTGGTCGACCTGCTGATCTGGGTGGTGGACCCGCAGAAGTACGCCGATGCGGCGCTGCACAACCGGTACATCAAACCGTTCGCCTCGCATTCCGGGGTGATGGTGTTCGCGCTGAACCACATCGACAAGCTGACGCCGGAGCAGCGGAAGAGCTGCCTCGAAGACCTCGACAGGCTGATCAAGTCGGACGGTCTCAAGTCGCCGACGATCGTTGCTACCTCGGCGGTCAGCGGTGACGGGCTGGAAGAGATTCGCTCCTTGCTGGTCAAGCGGGTCAGCAACAAGCGCTCCGCGCGGGAGCGGCTCGCGGCCGACGTCGACCGGGTTTCGGATCGGATGGCGAGTCAGTGCGGCAGTGCGAAGACTCCGGAGATCGCCGAGGCCGACGTCACCGAGCTCGTCGAGTCGCTGTCGGACGCGAGCGGGCTGACGGTGGTGTCGGATGCCGTCCGGCGCTCGTACCTCCAGCGCGCCGGCGCGGCGACGGGATGGCCGTTGACGAAGTGGCTCGGGCGGTTCCGGCCGGATCCGTTGCGGCGGCTGCACGGCGACCAGGTGTCTCGCGAGCAGGGCAAGGCGTTGCGTAAGTCGGCGTCCAGTGAGGTTGCGATCGCGCGGTCTTCGTTGCCTGCGGCAACTCCGGTGCAGCGCGCCCGGATGGATGCCGCGGTGCGCACGATCACGAACAAGGCCGCCGATGGTTTGTCGCGGCCGTGGGCGGACTCGGTACGGACGGCGATCCGGCGGCGCGAGGAGTCGCTCGGGGACGAGCTCGACCAGGCGGTCGCGCGGACCGACCTCGGGGTGTCCGGCACTCCGGGCTGGTGGAGTTTCGCCCGGATCGTCCAGTGGCTGCTGTTCCTGGTGACGCTCGGTGGTGCCGCGTGGCTGATCGCCTTGCTGGTAACGCGAATCGCGCACCTGAACGATCCGCCGCTGCCGGAGTGGAACGGCATCCCGTACGCCTGGATCATGCTGGTCGGTGGTGCCGTCCTGGGATTGGTGCTCGCCTTCCTCTGCCGGGTCTTCGCTACCAATGGGGCGCTGCGGCGCTCCCGGCAGGTGTCGAAGGCGCTCCGTGAAGAGCTGGAGAAGGTTGCCGACAGCCACGTTGTGGCGCCGGCGCGCGACGAGCTCGCGGCGTACACCAAGTGCCGCGACAGCCTGGCCACCGCTCGCCGGTAA
- a CDS encoding DUF4387 family protein encodes MITRAIPGAGVAQTGIEQLSAGGSAGGSSVMTEILIGGALALLVLLWVFGSALAILPLISAPVSTLTMQLAIYGLTYVTNIHINPAAQFIVALLGYLHLSTSPALTVDTFARLYQVEPARVRMYHHRPALAIKIGVPRPHVQSALDDPDCCGGQQYSLLLDLAL; translated from the coding sequence GTGATCACTCGGGCCATCCCTGGCGCCGGCGTGGCGCAGACGGGCATCGAGCAGTTGAGTGCCGGCGGCTCCGCTGGAGGATCCAGCGTGATGACCGAGATCCTGATCGGTGGGGCACTGGCGCTGCTCGTCCTGCTCTGGGTCTTCGGCTCAGCGCTGGCGATCCTGCCGCTGATCTCCGCCCCGGTGTCGACCCTGACCATGCAGCTGGCCATCTATGGCCTCACTTACGTGACCAACATCCACATCAACCCGGCAGCGCAGTTCATCGTCGCTCTGCTCGGGTACCTGCACCTGAGTACGAGTCCGGCACTGACGGTCGACACGTTCGCCCGTCTCTACCAGGTCGAGCCCGCACGGGTACGGATGTACCACCACCGGCCGGCGCTCGCGATCAAGATCGGCGTCCCACGTCCGCACGTACAGAGCGCCCTCGACGACCCCGACTGCTGCGGGGGTCAGCAATACAGCCTGCTGCTCGACCTCGCGCTCTGA
- the dnaN gene encoding DNA polymerase III subunit beta, with amino-acid sequence MKVRVGREVLAEAVGWVARGLPSRPSVPILAGMVVDAADGQVTLSGFDYESSAQVSVPAEVADEGRVLVSGRLLADICRSMPRDTVELSAETARVQVSSGAARFVLHTLPLDEYPPLPEMPAASGVVDGNVFQRAVAQVISAAGRDDTLPVFTGIRLEVRGSTISLLATDRYRLAVRTFEWQPVDAGAETNALVPAKLLLDVAKAMAGHEVTLSLGSTRTGDGLIGFEGGGRHVTSRLIDGEFPKVRGLIPAANAIASTVTVQTAALVEAVKRVALVAERSAPVRLTFADGTATLDAGNGEEAQASESVEVTLTGDPVVTGFNAGYLLDGLASLGTPVAHFAFTQPIKPANLTGLHSPEDPPTADAAYILMPMRLPT; translated from the coding sequence ATGAAGGTTCGGGTCGGGCGAGAGGTGCTGGCCGAGGCGGTCGGGTGGGTGGCTCGTGGGCTGCCGAGCCGGCCGAGTGTGCCGATCCTCGCCGGGATGGTGGTCGACGCGGCGGACGGTCAGGTGACGTTGTCCGGGTTCGACTACGAGAGCTCGGCGCAGGTCAGCGTGCCGGCGGAGGTGGCCGACGAGGGGCGGGTGCTGGTGTCCGGGCGGTTGCTGGCGGACATCTGCCGGAGCATGCCGCGCGACACGGTGGAGCTGAGCGCGGAGACCGCCCGGGTCCAGGTGAGTAGCGGGGCTGCCCGATTCGTCCTTCACACCCTGCCGCTCGATGAGTATCCGCCGCTGCCGGAGATGCCGGCGGCGAGCGGGGTGGTCGACGGCAACGTGTTCCAGCGCGCGGTGGCGCAGGTGATCAGCGCGGCCGGGCGTGACGACACGCTGCCGGTCTTCACCGGGATCCGGCTGGAGGTCCGCGGGTCGACGATCTCGCTGCTCGCCACCGATCGGTATCGGCTGGCCGTTCGTACGTTCGAGTGGCAACCGGTCGACGCCGGCGCCGAGACGAACGCGCTGGTCCCGGCGAAGCTGCTGCTGGACGTCGCGAAGGCGATGGCCGGTCACGAGGTCACGCTCTCCCTCGGTTCGACCCGCACAGGGGACGGGCTGATCGGGTTCGAGGGCGGCGGCCGGCATGTGACCAGCCGGCTGATCGACGGCGAGTTCCCGAAGGTCCGCGGGCTGATTCCGGCCGCGAACGCGATCGCGTCGACGGTCACCGTGCAGACCGCCGCGCTCGTCGAGGCGGTGAAACGGGTCGCGCTGGTGGCGGAGCGGTCGGCGCCGGTGCGGCTCACGTTCGCGGACGGTACGGCGACGCTCGACGCGGGCAACGGTGAGGAGGCACAGGCCTCGGAGTCGGTCGAGGTCACACTCACCGGCGACCCGGTGGTGACCGGTTTCAACGCCGGGTACCTGCTCGACGGCCTGGCCTCACTCGGCACGCCGGTCGCCCACTTCGCCTTCACCCAGCCGATCAAGCCGGCCAACCTGACCGGCCTGCACTCCCCCGAGGACCCGCCGACCGCCGACGCCGCGTACATCCTGATGCCGATGCGCCTGCCGACCTGA
- a CDS encoding TIGR03086 family metal-binding protein — protein sequence MSHLSYAAEAMAAVARTITDDQLANKTPCTDYDVRALVNHLLFWGPSLAGAGRKESVPQPATAESDVDLAAGDWRGRLLALLDDITSSWAPPSAWDGETSMGTPQMLPAPVMGDMIVGELAVHGWDLAVATGQQLELPADLLAHLHDTMFAGVEQGRGLGMYGPQVAVPADAPTLDRILALTGRDPAWA from the coding sequence ATGTCACACCTTTCCTACGCGGCCGAGGCCATGGCCGCAGTCGCCCGCACCATCACCGACGACCAGCTCGCCAACAAGACTCCATGCACGGACTACGACGTGCGGGCCTTGGTCAACCACCTGTTGTTCTGGGGTCCCTCGCTGGCCGGCGCCGGCCGCAAGGAGTCAGTTCCGCAGCCGGCGACCGCCGAGTCCGATGTGGACCTGGCTGCCGGCGACTGGCGCGGACGCCTGCTCGCCCTGCTCGACGACATCACGTCGTCGTGGGCGCCGCCGAGCGCCTGGGACGGCGAGACGAGCATGGGCACGCCGCAGATGCTGCCCGCGCCCGTCATGGGCGACATGATCGTCGGCGAGCTGGCCGTGCACGGCTGGGACCTGGCGGTCGCGACCGGGCAGCAGCTGGAACTGCCCGCCGACCTGCTGGCGCACCTGCACGACACGATGTTCGCCGGCGTGGAGCAGGGGCGGGGGTTGGGCATGTACGGACCGCAGGTCGCGGTGCCGGCCGACGCGCCCACCTTGGACCGCATCCTCGCCCTGACCGGCCGTGATCCCGCCTGGGCGTAG
- a CDS encoding PrsW family intramembrane metalloprotease yields the protein MSYPSPGPSGTPQPAAGPAYPPGGPYPQPSALGAHPVPGQRRNRGVLIGIVIAVVFAIAGLVIFGVVAKSTGAGGFRWGLVFAFVPVIPVIALYLWLDRYEPEPTRYIVFALCWGAFIATLVAIFINTEVSHRLAETGVGGDRSAVFVAPPVEEFAKGSVILLLALLRRKEFDGIIDGLVYAGMVGVGFAFTENILYYGRVFNTLSQEAGSDVGLKGAFALFVVRGLISPFAHPLFTSFTAIGIGVAVRHRSTVVRFLAPVVGYLAAVLAHAAWNASASWAGGGGFILAYLCLMVPLFICLVVFALVMRSREGQMIASRLYDYVRFGWLIPQDVPLIATLRGRKALRQNARRYGPQAEAAAKAFQHNATELAYLRDKIVRQVIGPDALETEKSLLDELRQRRPSVPFPPMPAFAQAAPSYAAPMAPGNQMPPGTPMGPGTPMGPGAPMGPGAPMGPGAPMGPGASMGPDAPIGPGGPIGLGGPVGPMGVGTPMGPGTPMGPGGPAAPGAPVDPIGPGTPDGEQARSQDVVPPERSGRSAGQSGQQAGQPGYPPGPPGQQRPPGGYGPYPPPQ from the coding sequence ATGAGTTACCCCTCACCAGGCCCGTCCGGCACGCCGCAACCCGCGGCTGGGCCGGCGTACCCGCCCGGCGGCCCCTACCCGCAGCCCAGTGCGCTCGGGGCTCACCCGGTGCCCGGCCAGCGGCGGAACCGGGGGGTACTGATCGGCATCGTGATCGCGGTGGTGTTCGCGATCGCGGGCCTGGTGATCTTCGGCGTGGTGGCCAAGTCGACCGGCGCCGGCGGCTTCCGCTGGGGCCTGGTGTTCGCGTTCGTCCCGGTCATTCCGGTGATCGCGCTGTACCTCTGGCTGGACCGGTATGAGCCCGAGCCGACCCGGTACATCGTCTTCGCGCTCTGCTGGGGCGCCTTCATCGCGACACTGGTCGCGATCTTCATCAACACCGAGGTGTCGCACCGGCTGGCCGAGACCGGCGTCGGCGGCGACCGGTCCGCGGTCTTCGTGGCGCCGCCTGTCGAGGAGTTCGCCAAGGGGTCGGTGATCCTGCTGCTGGCGCTGCTGCGCCGCAAGGAGTTCGACGGCATCATCGACGGCCTGGTCTACGCCGGGATGGTGGGCGTCGGCTTCGCCTTCACCGAGAACATCCTGTACTACGGCCGCGTCTTCAACACGCTCTCCCAAGAGGCCGGCAGTGACGTCGGCCTGAAGGGCGCGTTCGCGCTGTTCGTCGTCCGCGGCCTGATCTCGCCGTTCGCGCATCCACTCTTCACGTCGTTCACCGCGATCGGCATCGGCGTGGCGGTACGGCACCGAAGTACGGTCGTCCGTTTCCTGGCGCCGGTCGTCGGGTACCTGGCCGCCGTACTGGCGCACGCCGCGTGGAACGCGTCCGCGAGCTGGGCCGGCGGTGGCGGCTTCATCCTCGCGTACCTGTGCCTGATGGTGCCGCTGTTCATCTGCCTGGTGGTGTTCGCGCTGGTGATGCGATCACGGGAGGGACAGATGATCGCGTCCCGGTTGTACGACTACGTGCGGTTCGGCTGGCTGATACCCCAGGACGTACCGCTGATCGCGACGCTCCGCGGCCGCAAGGCGCTGCGGCAGAACGCCCGCCGGTACGGCCCGCAGGCGGAGGCCGCGGCGAAGGCGTTCCAGCACAACGCGACCGAGCTGGCGTACCTGCGCGACAAGATCGTCCGCCAGGTGATCGGCCCCGACGCCCTCGAAACCGAGAAGTCCCTCCTCGACGAACTCCGCCAACGCCGCCCGAGCGTCCCGTTCCCCCCCATGCCCGCCTTCGCCCAAGCCGCCCCCTCCTACGCCGCCCCCATGGCCCCAGGCAACCAAATGCCTCCCGGCACCCCGATGGGCCCAGGCACCCCGATGGGTCCCGGCGCCCCGATGGGCCCGGGTGCCCCGATGGGCCCGGGTGCGCCAATGGGTCCCGGCGCCTCGATGGGCCCGGATGCGCCAATTGGCCCTGGTGGACCGATAGGCCTCGGCGGACCGGTCGGCCCGATGGGCGTCGGTACGCCGATGGGTCCCGGTACGCCGATGGGTCCGGGTGGGCCAGCGGCCCCGGGTGCACCCGTCGACCCCATCGGTCCGGGTACTCCCGACGGGGAGCAGGCGCGTTCGCAGGACGTGGTTCCGCCCGAGCGTTCGGGGCGTTCGGCCGGGCAATCCGGCCAGCAAGCGGGTCAGCCTGGATACCCGCCGGGACCCCCCGGCCAGCAAAGACCGCCGGGAGGATACGGTCCGTACCCACCACCGCAGTGA
- a CDS encoding ABC transporter codes for MGADEARQQQKAMLDQLDDYLLPRLVQLEAPILAVVGGSTGAGKSTLVNTVIGKVVSEPGVLRPTTRSPVLIHHPADADWFVGDRVLPGMARTASEEPGGMEDAGQLRLVAADSVPRGLAILDAPDIDSVVEANRDLATQLLAAGDLWLFVTTAARYSDAVPWEFLQSASDRSTAVAVVLDRAPSETIDDITGHLAQMLLERGLGDSPLFSIQETVVDGNGMLPPPAVAGIKDWLVDLAADAEARAGVVRRTLQGAVSAMVKKTPPFAAAVRAQADTALELRSSVESAYDQGVKDIAKASQDGTLLRGEVLARWQQFVGTGELLRGLQSNGGRLRDRLKNSLGNKPAETRDVSDAIQSGLESLLSEHATAAAERAETTWQGTAPGRQLLAAADAESATPASGGKSAGPAGKAGAGGNDVVPSLGTLSEQFPAAASRTVREWQAFVLDLVRKEGADKKSTAKILEYGVNGLGLSLMVVMFASAAGIPKGAQASTGAGSAVVGQRLLEAVFGDKAVQGMVDKAREDLDGKVHALMDAEFARYLAVLDRHPVDAETARQLTEAARAVEDCT; via the coding sequence GTGGGGGCTGATGAGGCTCGGCAGCAGCAGAAGGCGATGCTGGATCAGCTGGACGATTACTTGTTGCCGCGGCTGGTGCAGTTGGAAGCTCCGATTCTTGCGGTGGTTGGTGGGTCTACGGGAGCCGGCAAGTCGACGCTGGTGAACACGGTGATCGGGAAGGTAGTCAGTGAGCCGGGGGTGTTGCGGCCGACGACCCGGTCGCCGGTGCTGATTCATCACCCGGCCGATGCGGACTGGTTCGTCGGGGACCGGGTGTTGCCGGGAATGGCGCGGACCGCGTCCGAGGAGCCGGGCGGTATGGAGGACGCGGGGCAGCTGCGGCTGGTTGCGGCTGACAGTGTGCCGCGTGGGCTGGCGATCCTGGACGCGCCGGACATCGACTCCGTTGTCGAGGCGAACCGTGATCTCGCGACGCAGTTGCTCGCGGCCGGCGATCTCTGGCTGTTCGTCACGACCGCGGCGCGGTACTCCGACGCGGTCCCGTGGGAGTTCCTGCAGAGCGCGTCGGACCGCAGTACTGCGGTTGCGGTGGTGCTGGACCGCGCGCCGAGCGAGACGATCGACGACATCACCGGGCACCTCGCGCAGATGCTGCTCGAACGCGGGCTGGGTGACTCGCCGCTGTTCTCGATCCAGGAGACGGTTGTCGACGGCAACGGGATGTTGCCGCCGCCGGCTGTTGCCGGGATCAAGGACTGGCTGGTGGACCTGGCGGCCGACGCCGAGGCTCGGGCGGGTGTCGTACGCCGGACCCTGCAGGGTGCGGTCAGCGCGATGGTGAAGAAGACCCCGCCGTTCGCGGCCGCGGTCAGGGCGCAGGCCGATACGGCTCTCGAGCTGCGGTCCTCTGTGGAGTCGGCGTACGACCAGGGCGTCAAGGACATCGCGAAGGCGAGCCAGGACGGGACGCTGCTGCGCGGCGAGGTGCTGGCCCGGTGGCAGCAGTTCGTCGGGACCGGCGAACTGCTGAGGGGCCTGCAGTCCAACGGCGGGCGGTTGCGCGACCGGCTGAAGAACTCGCTGGGGAACAAGCCGGCCGAGACGCGGGACGTCAGCGACGCCATCCAGTCCGGGCTTGAGTCGTTGCTGAGCGAGCATGCGACCGCTGCGGCGGAACGGGCCGAGACGACGTGGCAAGGCACCGCCCCAGGACGCCAGTTGCTCGCCGCTGCGGATGCCGAGAGCGCCACCCCTGCCTCTGGCGGCAAATCTGCCGGGCCGGCTGGGAAGGCCGGTGCCGGTGGCAACGATGTGGTGCCGTCGCTCGGTACGTTGTCGGAACAGTTCCCGGCCGCCGCGAGCCGGACGGTGCGGGAATGGCAGGCGTTCGTACTCGACCTGGTCCGCAAGGAAGGCGCGGACAAGAAGTCGACGGCGAAGATTCTGGAGTACGGCGTCAACGGGCTCGGCCTCTCGCTGATGGTGGTGATGTTCGCCAGTGCGGCCGGCATCCCGAAGGGTGCTCAGGCGAGCACCGGCGCGGGCAGCGCGGTCGTCGGGCAGCGGTTGCTGGAGGCAGTTTTCGGCGACAAGGCAGTTCAGGGCATGGTCGACAAGGCACGCGAGGATCTTGACGGTAAGGTTCATGCCCTGATGGATGCCGAATTCGCCCGCTATCTGGCCGTCCTTGACCGGCATCCGGTCGACGCCGAGACGGCCAGGCAACTGACCGAGGCCGCGCGCGCGGTGGAGGACTGCACGTGA